ATAGCCGAAACCGGCCTTGAGCTGGCCCTGGCGCAGGCCGAATTTCGGGCCGAGGTCATACATCAGGTTCGCATTGACATGGGTTTCGGGCGAAGTCGGGCCGCCGAACTCGTTCTGCCCCTTGGCCGCGATGTACTGCCCGTAGCCCCCGAACTGCCAGTTGCTGTTGCCCAGCGGAATGCCCCAGGACAAGTCCAGCACCGGGTGCGTCTTGTACCAGTAGCGGCTGGGCAGCTTGGCTGCGGCCGGGTCATTGCTTTCCCACATCGCCAGCACGCTCAGGTTCAGAAAGCCCTGCGGCACGTCCATGATGAAGGTCGGGCCGGCCACGAAGGTGCGCGTGCGTGAGCCGTATTCGGGGCTGTTCTTGGTGTTCAGGTCGAAACCCACCGTGGCGCCCACGCTCTTGACCGGGCCGAAGCTCAGGTCCTTCTGGCTGATCTTGCCGAAATCGAACAGGCGGCGATAGATCAGATAGGCCTCGGTGGCCTTGTTGTCGACCGCGTCGGATTTCAGCAGGTCGAGGTTGACGAAGTTGCCGCCCCAGCTGTCGCCATCCACATAGCGGGCGGTGACGATGTTCTTGGCGATGGGCGCGCCATCGGCCACATAGGGTTCCTTTTAGCGCGTGCCGTAGGTATAGGTGAGCGAGAAATCGCTCCATTCGGCGGCGCTGGCGGCCAGCGTGGTCATGCTCAGGGCGGCAGCAAGCGCTGCTCGCGTGGGGGTAAAGAGGGACATGGTGTGTTGAGGGAAAGAAAACGGGGCATCCGCATGCCCCGGTGAATCGCGCCGGGCATTGTGCCAGCCGGCACCTTGCGCTTGTCTGCTTCGTCAGACAAATTGCGCTGTCAGGACGCTCGCCCTATCGGGCAAGCAACAGGCAAGGAGTCCGTCAGCGCGGGCAGAAGCCTGGTCCGCGGTCGGCACCGCCACTGCCGCCTGCGTAAACGGTGACTGAAAGGATTCCTGTTTACATCTGGGCACCAGACAGGCACGCAGAATGCGCTACAGTGTGCGTTGCCCCGAGGCAGGGTCGCGCGTGCGTGCTTTTTTCTTGCAGCGCGCTCGATGGCCACTGCTCCAGCCACTGCCCGCCTGTCCAGTCCCTTGCAATCCACGCTTTCGTCCTGCCGCTTTCTGCCCTGGCCCCTGCCCCTCCCCTTGCTGGCTGGAGCCGTGCTGGCGGGTGCGTGCACGGGCGCTCATGCCCAGGCGGCCACGGCCAGCGAACTGGCGCCACAGCCCGCCAGCACAGAAAGCACCCGTTCCGCCCAGCCGC
The DNA window shown above is from Brachymonas denitrificans and carries:
- a CDS encoding outer envelope protein — translated: MADGAPIAKNIVTARYVDGDSWGGNFVNLDLLKSDAVDNKATEAYLIYRRLFDFGKISQKDLSFGPVKSVGATVGFDLNTKNSPEYGSRTRTFVAGPTFIMDVPQGFLNLSVLAMWESNDPAAAKLPSRYWYKTHPVLDLSWGIPLGNSNWQFGGYGQYIAAKGQNEFGGPTSPETHVNANLMYDLGPKFGLRQGQLKAGFGYEYWRAKFGNPVSVPGATAKTPYVSAEYHF